A stretch of the Bacillus sp. B-jedd genome encodes the following:
- the galT gene encoding UDP-glucose--hexose-1-phosphate uridylyltransferase produces the protein MHVNEAIQALLDQAIKLEMIEARDEIYARNQIMALLELDDFQKSVQPTGDTGIPDILENLADYAVGKGIISDLDSQKEILTAKLMNILIEKPSAVTGRFYEKYTADPRSATDYFYALSQNSNYIQTKNIAKNISYQYDSPYGTIDITINLSKPEKDPKQIALEREMKTASSNYPKCLLCIENEGYAGRINHPARSNHRMIEMELTGEPWYLQYSPYVYYNEHCIVLCGEHRDMKIDRSAFERLLEFVAMFPDYFLGSNADLPIVGGSILTHDHYQGGKYEFAMAKAEETGRFTLETFPEFEAMTLKWPLSVIRLRGDDRDLLAGAAEMILEKWIGYSDPEAEILANTNETRHNTITPIARMRDGKYEMDLVLRNNRTSETHTLGIFHPHEDVQHIKKENIGLIEVMGLAVLPARLETELKEIEDYLLGQKADVKDYHQVWAEELKERHAHELTPDTVKGIVRQNVGAKFVRVLEDAGVFKQTEAGLRAFQKFTETL, from the coding sequence ATGCATGTAAATGAAGCAATTCAGGCCCTTCTCGACCAGGCGATAAAACTCGAGATGATCGAGGCCCGGGATGAGATTTATGCCCGCAATCAAATAATGGCTCTGTTAGAGCTTGATGACTTTCAAAAGAGCGTCCAACCTACGGGAGATACGGGCATTCCCGACATTCTTGAGAACCTGGCTGATTATGCGGTAGGTAAAGGGATTATTTCCGATTTAGACTCCCAGAAGGAAATTTTGACAGCGAAATTAATGAACATCCTCATTGAAAAGCCGTCTGCTGTGACCGGGCGCTTTTATGAAAAATATACGGCTGATCCACGGTCGGCAACCGATTATTTTTATGCACTGAGCCAAAACAGCAATTATATTCAGACAAAGAATATTGCCAAAAATATTAGCTATCAGTACGATTCTCCGTATGGGACAATCGATATTACCATCAATCTATCAAAACCAGAGAAAGACCCGAAACAAATTGCGCTTGAACGCGAGATGAAAACCGCTTCATCCAATTACCCAAAATGCCTGCTTTGCATTGAAAACGAAGGCTATGCGGGAAGAATCAATCATCCAGCCCGTTCAAACCACAGGATGATTGAGATGGAGCTTACGGGTGAGCCGTGGTACCTCCAGTATTCACCATACGTTTATTATAATGAGCATTGCATTGTCCTCTGTGGTGAGCATCGGGATATGAAAATCGACCGGAGCGCATTTGAAAGGCTGCTTGAATTTGTCGCTATGTTTCCCGATTATTTCCTTGGCTCAAATGCGGACCTCCCTATTGTCGGGGGCTCCATCCTGACGCATGACCATTACCAGGGAGGCAAGTATGAGTTCGCGATGGCGAAAGCAGAAGAAACCGGCCGTTTTACTTTGGAAACTTTTCCGGAGTTTGAAGCCATGACACTGAAATGGCCTTTGTCCGTCATCCGCCTGCGCGGGGATGACAGAGACCTGCTTGCAGGCGCAGCGGAAATGATTTTGGAAAAATGGATCGGATACAGCGACCCTGAAGCGGAAATCCTGGCCAATACAAATGAAACTAGGCACAACACCATCACTCCGATTGCCAGAATGCGCGATGGCAAGTATGAAATGGATCTTGTCCTCCGCAATAACCGGACGAGCGAAACTCACACTCTAGGCATTTTCCATCCTCACGAAGATGTCCAGCACATTAAAAAGGAAAACATCGGATTGATTGAAGTAATGGGGCTGGCCGTTCTGCCCGCCAGGCTCGAAACAGAACTCAAGGAAATCGAAGATTATTTGCTTGGGCAAAAAGCAGACGTGAAGGACTATCATCAGGTTTGGGCGGAAGAACTGAAAGAAAGACACGCACACGAATTAACTCCTGATACAGTGAAAGGCATCGTCAGGCAAAATGTCGGCGCGAAATTCGTCCGGGTGCTGGAAGACGCGGGAGTCTTTAAACAGACAGAAGCCGGGCTGCGAGCCTTTCAAAAATTCACTGAAACATTATAG
- the galE gene encoding UDP-glucose 4-epimerase GalE: protein MAILVLGGAGYIGSHAVYQLIDQDYDVIVVDNLQTGHKEAVHPEAKFYKGDIRDRQFLRRVFENEKIDGVLHFAANSLVGESMEKPLVYFDNNVYGTQVLLETMVENGVQNIVFSSTAATYGEQEKMPITEEAVTNPTNAYGETKLAMEKMMKWCETAYGLKYVSLRYFNVAGARSSGEIGEDHHPETHLIPLILEVPLGKREYISIFGDDYDTEDGTCIRDYIHVEDLIAAHILALHYLQNGGKSEAINLGSGEGFSVKEMIEAARKVTGHDIPAKVVPRRSGDPSRLIASSEKARKVLGWNPKKTSIQKILEDAWQWHRNHPQGYND from the coding sequence ATGGCAATTTTAGTACTTGGAGGCGCCGGCTATATTGGCTCCCATGCTGTCTACCAGTTAATTGATCAGGACTATGACGTTATTGTTGTTGATAATCTTCAGACTGGGCATAAAGAGGCGGTCCACCCTGAAGCAAAGTTCTATAAAGGCGATATCCGTGACAGGCAATTCCTCAGGAGAGTGTTTGAAAATGAAAAAATCGATGGAGTGCTCCACTTCGCCGCTAACTCACTCGTAGGCGAATCGATGGAGAAGCCGCTTGTTTACTTTGATAACAATGTTTATGGTACCCAGGTGCTTCTTGAAACGATGGTTGAAAACGGTGTGCAAAACATTGTCTTTTCCTCAACCGCCGCGACTTACGGGGAACAGGAAAAAATGCCGATCACCGAGGAAGCCGTGACGAACCCTACGAATGCGTACGGGGAAACAAAGCTTGCCATGGAAAAAATGATGAAATGGTGCGAGACTGCGTATGGTTTGAAATACGTGTCGCTCCGTTATTTCAACGTTGCTGGTGCCAGGTCTTCTGGCGAGATTGGCGAGGACCATCATCCGGAAACCCACTTGATTCCTCTCATCCTTGAAGTTCCGCTTGGAAAGAGGGAGTATATCTCAATTTTCGGAGATGATTATGATACAGAGGATGGCACATGCATCCGTGACTACATCCATGTCGAGGACCTGATTGCTGCGCATATCCTCGCACTCCACTATTTGCAGAATGGCGGGAAAAGCGAGGCCATCAACCTTGGAAGCGGCGAAGGATTTTCGGTAAAGGAAATGATTGAGGCCGCCAGGAAGGTAACCGGCCATGACATCCCGGCAAAAGTGGTCCCAAGAAGGAGCGGCGATCCGAGCAGATTGATCGCTTCATCAGAAAAAGCTAGAAAAGTACTCGGCTGGAATCCGAAAAAGACTTCCATCCAGAAAATCCTTGAAGATGCCTGGCAGTGGCATAGAAATCATCCACAAGGCTATAACGATTGA
- a CDS encoding galactokinase, protein MNLENLKKDFMAQFNELDGEGARTFFSPGRINLIGEHTDYNGGRVFPCAITYGTYGIAKKRSDRLVRLYSKNFPGKGVIEFSLDDLDYRVEHNWANFPKGMIRYIKEAGWDIPSGLDILIEGNIPNGAGLSSSASLEMLIGVMVDQIFGLSIPRIDLVQLGKKVENEFIGVNSGIMDQFAVGMGKENCGILLDCETLEYEYAPLNLTDHQIIIMNTNKRRELADSKYNERRSQCESALAYLQTELDVTSLGALSEEKFEAHKHLITDEVLQRRAKHAVYENQRTIQALEQLKKGNLDIFGKLMNESHQSLKDDYEVTGIELDTLVEAAWRQSGTVGARMTGAGFGGCAIALVENGLADEFIEDVGKAYRDKIGYEASFYVAHIGDGTKEITEEVQ, encoded by the coding sequence ATGAATCTGGAAAATTTGAAAAAAGACTTTATGGCCCAATTTAACGAACTGGATGGGGAAGGAGCGCGCACTTTCTTCTCACCGGGGCGGATTAATTTGATCGGCGAACATACGGACTATAATGGCGGCCGTGTTTTTCCTTGCGCGATTACGTATGGAACGTATGGCATCGCCAAAAAACGCAGTGACCGCCTTGTCAGGCTATATTCTAAAAACTTCCCGGGCAAAGGCGTGATTGAGTTCTCCCTGGATGATCTTGACTACAGGGTCGAACATAATTGGGCGAACTTTCCGAAAGGGATGATCCGCTACATCAAGGAAGCAGGCTGGGACATCCCATCAGGACTGGATATCCTCATTGAAGGCAACATCCCGAATGGCGCTGGCCTTTCATCCTCTGCTTCACTGGAAATGCTGATCGGTGTGATGGTTGATCAAATCTTCGGCCTCAGCATCCCTAGAATCGACCTTGTCCAGCTTGGCAAAAAAGTTGAGAATGAATTCATTGGCGTAAACAGCGGTATTATGGATCAGTTCGCGGTTGGAATGGGCAAAGAAAACTGCGGAATCCTGCTTGATTGTGAAACATTGGAATATGAATACGCGCCTCTTAATCTTACTGACCATCAAATCATTATCATGAATACAAATAAAAGGCGTGAGCTCGCTGATTCAAAATACAATGAACGCCGCAGCCAATGCGAATCCGCCTTGGCATATTTGCAGACGGAACTGGATGTTACTTCACTTGGGGCTTTATCTGAAGAAAAATTCGAAGCCCATAAGCACCTAATCACGGATGAAGTTTTGCAGAGAAGAGCCAAACATGCCGTCTATGAAAACCAGCGGACAATCCAAGCTCTCGAACAATTGAAAAAGGGCAATCTTGACATATTCGGCAAGCTGATGAACGAGTCGCATCAGTCTCTGAAAGATGATTACGAGGTTACAGGAATTGAGCTTGATACTCTAGTAGAGGCGGCCTGGCGGCAAAGCGGAACAGTCGGCGCGAGAATGACCGGAGCCGGCTTTGGCGGCTGCGCCATCGCTCTAGTGGAAAATGGGCTCGCTGACGAATTTATCGAGGACGTCGGCAAGGCTTATCGGGATAAAATTGGCTATGAGGCAAGCTTTTATGTCGCGCATATCGGCGACGGTACGAAGGAAATAACCGAGGAGGTGCAATAA
- a CDS encoding LacI family DNA-binding transcriptional regulator has translation MATIKDIAEKAGVSIATVSRVLNYDSTLSVTDETRKRILEAAEELSYKKRPVKKPAAKKIAIIHWYTEKEEMEDLYYLSIRYGIEQKCQQLDIQYVNYFYDKLEEVKDDSLQGIIAIGKFSAAQVAELEKISEHIVFADCSPDEDRYDSVVIDFDRASKKVINYLLEKRHQSIGYIGGRETYKDESAELEDQRETTFRSYMREKGCLDEKSIFIGAFSVASGYRLMKQAIKELGDSLPTAFFAGNDLIAIGCLRALHEENIAVPDRVNIIGINDISVSKYIFPPLSTVKVHTELMGETALDTLLERIAGRKIAKKIFIDTELVIRNSSI, from the coding sequence GTGGCGACAATCAAGGACATTGCTGAAAAAGCAGGTGTATCAATTGCAACGGTTTCGCGTGTCCTCAATTATGATTCCACGCTTTCTGTCACAGACGAGACACGGAAGCGGATTCTTGAAGCAGCCGAGGAGCTGTCCTATAAAAAGAGGCCTGTCAAAAAGCCAGCAGCCAAGAAAATTGCGATTATCCATTGGTATACAGAGAAGGAAGAAATGGAAGACCTCTACTATCTTTCAATCCGCTATGGTATTGAGCAAAAATGCCAACAGCTCGACATTCAATATGTGAACTATTTTTACGATAAACTCGAGGAAGTGAAAGACGATAGTCTTCAGGGGATCATCGCAATTGGGAAGTTCAGCGCGGCCCAGGTAGCCGAACTGGAGAAGATCTCTGAGCATATCGTCTTTGCCGACTGCAGTCCGGATGAAGACAGATATGATTCGGTAGTCATAGACTTTGATCGGGCTTCAAAAAAAGTCATTAACTATCTTTTAGAGAAAAGACATCAATCAATAGGGTATATTGGCGGACGGGAAACGTATAAGGATGAATCAGCCGAACTTGAGGATCAGCGGGAAACAACCTTCCGTTCTTATATGAGAGAGAAAGGCTGCCTTGATGAAAAGTCTATCTTTATCGGGGCGTTCTCTGTTGCCAGCGGCTACAGGCTCATGAAACAGGCGATCAAGGAACTTGGCGACAGCCTGCCCACAGCTTTTTTTGCCGGCAACGATTTGATTGCAATCGGCTGCCTGCGGGCGCTCCATGAAGAAAATATCGCTGTGCCGGATAGAGTCAATATTATTGGCATTAATGATATCAGCGTTTCCAAATATATCTTTCCACCGTTATCTACGGTAAAAGTCCACACTGAATTGATGGGAGAAACGGCCTTGGACACATTGCTGGAAAGGATTGCGGGCAGAAAAATTGCAAAAAAGATCTTCATTGATACCGAATTAGTCATACGGAACAGCAGTATTTAG
- a CDS encoding methionine ABC transporter ATP-binding protein yields the protein MIEFQQVRKVYGGGSGQQVAALDGIDLKISTGQIFGVIGFSGAGKSSLIRCVNLLERPTSGKVIVDGNDLTSLSAKEVREIKRNIGMVFQHFNLLNSKTVFANVAMPLILGKTPKDEIRKRVYELLEFVGLADKADNYPDQLSGGQKQRIGIARALATQPSILLCDEATSALDPQTTSSILQLLKKINKEYNITILIITHEMSVIREICDRVAVIEAGKIIEEGSVFDVFSAPKTETARNFVSSVMNDRIPESVRELIEQNDGLQKVYRISFVGNSAGQPLLSQLAKKFELDVNVLFGNITELQGTPFGNLIVEFQGSEKETLRALNYIHQQNVSIKEVTAHAS from the coding sequence ATGATTGAGTTTCAGCAGGTACGGAAGGTTTACGGCGGGGGAAGCGGGCAGCAGGTTGCCGCGCTGGACGGGATTGATTTGAAGATTAGCACCGGTCAGATTTTCGGGGTCATCGGGTTCAGTGGGGCGGGAAAGAGTTCGCTGATCCGCTGTGTGAATCTGCTAGAGCGCCCGACATCGGGAAAGGTGATTGTCGATGGGAATGATTTGACTTCCCTTTCGGCAAAAGAGGTTCGCGAAATCAAGCGGAACATCGGTATGGTTTTTCAGCATTTCAATCTATTAAATTCGAAAACTGTGTTCGCGAATGTGGCAATGCCGCTCATTCTCGGAAAAACGCCGAAGGATGAAATCAGGAAGCGGGTTTACGAGCTGCTCGAGTTTGTCGGGCTGGCCGATAAGGCGGACAACTACCCTGACCAGCTTTCAGGCGGGCAGAAGCAGCGGATCGGGATTGCCCGGGCGCTTGCGACGCAGCCTTCAATTCTCCTTTGTGACGAAGCAACTTCGGCGCTCGACCCGCAGACGACGAGCTCGATTCTTCAGCTGCTGAAGAAAATCAACAAGGAATACAACATCACGATTCTAATCATCACCCATGAGATGTCGGTCATCAGGGAGATTTGCGACCGGGTTGCGGTTATAGAAGCAGGAAAGATTATTGAAGAAGGTTCTGTTTTCGACGTTTTCTCGGCACCGAAAACCGAGACGGCCAGGAACTTTGTCAGCTCGGTGATGAATGACCGCATTCCGGAATCTGTCAGGGAGCTGATCGAACAGAATGACGGGCTGCAAAAAGTTTACCGGATCAGCTTTGTCGGCAATTCTGCAGGCCAGCCACTTCTCTCACAGCTGGCAAAAAAGTTCGAACTTGATGTGAACGTCCTGTTCGGCAACATCACTGAACTCCAGGGGACGCCATTTGGAAACCTAATAGTCGAGTTCCAGGGAAGCGAGAAGGAAACCCTCCGCGCCCTCAATTATATTCATCAGCAAAATGTCAGCATAAAGGAAGTGACCGCACATGCTAGTTAA
- a CDS encoding methionine ABC transporter permease, whose amino-acid sequence MLVNSDQIIKALVETLQMVGFSLLFSAVLGIPLGIALVVTRKGHLLENAPFFNTLNGIINVLRSVPFIILLVAIIPITRFLVGTSIGTAAAVVPLVFYAGPYIARLVENSLLEVDPGVIEAAQAMGATPWQIVFRFILPEALSSLILAFTIATIGLIGASAMAGAIGGGGLGDLAITYGYQRFDTKTMLITVGILIVMVQGLQSAGNLAAKRIRRR is encoded by the coding sequence ATGCTAGTTAATTCGGATCAAATCATCAAAGCACTCGTAGAAACACTGCAAATGGTCGGCTTTTCGCTTTTGTTCTCGGCCGTTCTCGGTATCCCGCTTGGGATTGCATTGGTGGTGACGAGGAAAGGACATTTGCTTGAAAACGCGCCATTCTTCAATACGCTTAATGGCATCATTAACGTGCTGCGCTCGGTTCCATTCATCATTTTGCTAGTCGCCATTATTCCAATTACTAGATTTCTCGTTGGCACTTCAATCGGCACGGCAGCGGCGGTCGTTCCGCTCGTTTTCTATGCAGGGCCGTATATTGCGAGACTTGTAGAAAACTCGCTCCTTGAAGTCGACCCGGGCGTTATCGAAGCGGCCCAGGCGATGGGCGCGACTCCTTGGCAGATTGTCTTCAGATTTATTTTGCCTGAAGCACTCAGCTCCCTCATCCTCGCCTTTACGATTGCGACAATCGGATTGATTGGCGCTTCGGCGATGGCTGGCGCGATTGGCGGAGGCGGTCTCGGGGACCTCGCGATTACATACGGCTACCAGCGATTTGATACGAAGACAATGTTAATCACTGTCGGCATTCTGATTGTGATGGTCCAAGGCCTTCAGTCTGCCGGGAATCTCGCGGCGAAGAGAATTAGACGGCGCTAG
- a CDS encoding MetQ/NlpA family ABC transporter substrate-binding protein has translation MKKLLLAILVLTLAVFSAACSGSSSAKGDKTEKVKLGVSGTDHRVWDFVAEKAKKEGIDVEIVTFSDYVQPNLALAEGELDVNSFQTVSYFDAFIKEHKLDLVPIATTQIAPMGIYSEKYKDVKDIPKGGKIALANEATNMGRGLLLLQEAGLIKLEDGFDGIGSLDKIVENPKKLELVQMVAGQTPRVLPDVAASIINNGIAVDAGLTPRDNAIFLESETATPYINIIAVRKEDKDNKTLKRLAELYQQDDTKEFIEKEFKGNTIPTFVPLSKIGW, from the coding sequence ATGAAAAAATTACTATTAGCAATCCTAGTTCTTACCCTAGCCGTGTTCAGTGCGGCATGCTCAGGCTCCTCATCCGCAAAGGGCGATAAAACCGAAAAAGTGAAACTCGGCGTCAGTGGCACCGACCATCGTGTATGGGATTTCGTTGCAGAGAAGGCGAAAAAAGAAGGCATTGATGTGGAAATCGTTACGTTCTCCGATTATGTCCAGCCAAACCTGGCGCTTGCGGAAGGTGAATTGGACGTGAACTCGTTCCAGACCGTTTCATATTTCGACGCATTCATCAAAGAACACAAGCTCGACCTAGTACCAATCGCGACTACTCAAATTGCGCCTATGGGCATTTATTCCGAGAAATATAAAGATGTAAAGGATATTCCGAAAGGCGGCAAAATCGCCCTTGCCAACGAAGCAACCAATATGGGAAGAGGGCTCCTTCTTTTGCAGGAAGCCGGCCTAATCAAGCTTGAAGATGGGTTTGACGGCATTGGTTCCCTTGATAAAATCGTTGAAAATCCAAAGAAGCTTGAACTCGTTCAAATGGTCGCCGGCCAGACTCCGCGTGTTCTCCCGGACGTCGCCGCTTCGATCATCAATAACGGCATCGCCGTCGACGCAGGCCTGACTCCAAGGGACAACGCCATCTTCCTGGAAAGCGAAACCGCCACACCATACATCAACATCATCGCTGTCCGCAAAGAGGACAAAGACAACAAAACCTTGAAAAGACTCGCCGAACTCTACCAGCAGGACGACACAAAAGAATTCATTGAAAAGGAATTCAAAGGCAACACCATCCCAACCTTCGTCCCGTTAAGCAAAATCGGCTGGTAA
- a CDS encoding M20 family metallopeptidase, producing the protein MTAPATTATELKNVILGNIDAKRAIYVATSQAIHARPEIGNEEFFASAQHVKLLEDEGFEVEKAVAGHETSFLARKKSDKSGPSIAFLAEYDALPGLGHACGHNIIGTTSVAAAIALSKVIDETGGEVVVFGTPAEEGGPNGSAKGSFVKHGLVAGIDAALMIHPSGETRLTSSSLAVDPLDFEFFGKPAHAAASPHQGINALDAVIQLFNGINALRQQFTDDVRIHGIITHGGDAPNIIPEYAKARFFIRAATRSGLNEVTRRVKAVAEGAALATGARLNVIAFQNEVDNLLLNKTYDAVFKEVIEELGETIASGDRPGLGSTDAGNISQVVPTIHPYIKIGPADLVAHTAEFREASASPKGDEALITGAKGLALTALKLVTDADLLASIKAEFEERKASETR; encoded by the coding sequence ATGACAGCACCTGCCACCACAGCAACCGAATTGAAAAATGTCATACTTGGAAACATTGACGCGAAGCGCGCCATTTATGTGGCGACAAGCCAGGCAATCCACGCCCGGCCGGAAATCGGCAACGAGGAGTTTTTCGCCTCCGCCCAGCATGTAAAGCTTTTGGAAGACGAAGGCTTTGAGGTTGAAAAGGCGGTTGCCGGCCATGAAACCTCCTTCCTGGCGCGCAAGAAGTCTGACAAGTCTGGTCCGTCCATTGCGTTCCTGGCGGAGTACGACGCATTGCCCGGCCTTGGCCATGCATGCGGCCACAACATCATTGGCACAACAAGTGTTGCCGCGGCCATCGCACTCAGCAAAGTGATAGACGAAACAGGCGGTGAAGTAGTCGTTTTCGGAACTCCGGCGGAAGAAGGCGGCCCGAACGGCAGTGCGAAAGGAAGCTTTGTCAAACACGGACTTGTTGCAGGGATTGATGCGGCATTAATGATCCACCCGTCGGGGGAAACTAGGCTCACTTCATCCTCGCTCGCTGTCGATCCGCTTGATTTCGAATTCTTTGGAAAGCCTGCGCACGCAGCCGCATCCCCGCATCAAGGCATCAACGCCCTTGACGCTGTGATTCAGCTGTTCAATGGCATCAATGCGCTTCGCCAGCAGTTCACCGATGACGTCCGCATCCATGGTATCATCACCCATGGCGGCGATGCGCCGAATATCATTCCGGAATACGCTAAAGCCCGCTTCTTCATCCGTGCGGCAACGCGGAGCGGCCTGAATGAAGTCACCCGCAGGGTAAAAGCTGTCGCGGAAGGAGCGGCTCTCGCAACCGGCGCAAGGCTGAACGTCATTGCTTTCCAGAACGAAGTCGATAATCTTCTATTAAATAAAACGTACGATGCCGTGTTCAAGGAAGTCATTGAGGAACTTGGGGAAACCATTGCATCAGGCGACCGTCCAGGACTCGGATCAACCGATGCCGGGAATATTAGCCAGGTTGTGCCGACCATCCATCCTTATATCAAAATCGGACCTGCCGACCTCGTCGCCCACACCGCTGAATTCCGCGAGGCATCCGCTTCACCAAAAGGCGATGAAGCATTGATTACCGGTGCGAAGGGGCTCGCACTCACAGCATTGAAGCTTGTAACCGACGCCGACCTGCTCGCCTCCATAAAAGCAGAATTTGAAGAACGGAAAGCATCGGAAACGAGATAG
- a CDS encoding GTPase family protein, giving the protein MDERKDERVQQIDDLIKSIYDGLVESKLPEVLKSKIRGELDQLKQFTLNARPARIAIVGRRGAGKSSLINAIFGEKRAEIGDVKARTGIGKWHTYESESGDLEILDTRGLGEADRPEEEVSHATALEEVQSSVKEKCPDVILFLSKAKEVSSRIDEDIEQLLQLRKMIEVEHNYKIPIVGVVTQVDELSPKSVDKPPFDSEQKQYNIGEAVDVLASKLGEAVGGEVKVIPVSAYMEFEGGELVYDIRWNVDVLLDYLIEQLPNEAQMILAKLSKIKFIQKKLARRIGKSVAGITGAIGASPIPGPDIPIITGLQMAMVTSIGLIGGKRLDKKGVMEFLSALGVNAAAGLVFRQVARQLLKIIPVAGSVISGAVATAGTYALCEAAIAYFIEGSPIENVRNIYKTIFEQLKKEKS; this is encoded by the coding sequence ATGGATGAGCGTAAGGATGAAAGAGTCCAGCAAATAGATGATTTGATTAAGTCGATTTACGATGGACTGGTGGAGTCTAAGCTTCCCGAGGTGCTGAAAAGCAAAATAAGAGGGGAACTTGACCAGTTGAAGCAGTTCACATTGAATGCGCGGCCGGCGCGAATTGCGATTGTCGGGCGACGGGGAGCAGGAAAGTCAAGCTTGATTAATGCGATTTTCGGTGAAAAAAGGGCGGAAATCGGCGATGTGAAAGCGAGGACCGGTATCGGGAAATGGCATACGTATGAATCGGAATCCGGTGATCTTGAAATTCTCGACACGAGAGGGCTGGGAGAAGCAGACCGGCCGGAGGAAGAGGTTTCACACGCAACCGCGCTCGAGGAAGTCCAGTCTTCCGTTAAGGAAAAATGCCCGGATGTAATTTTATTTTTGAGCAAAGCAAAAGAAGTGAGCTCGAGAATCGATGAGGATATTGAACAGCTGCTGCAGCTCAGGAAAATGATCGAGGTTGAACACAATTACAAAATCCCGATTGTCGGCGTCGTCACCCAGGTGGACGAGCTCAGCCCGAAGTCGGTGGACAAACCGCCATTTGACAGTGAACAAAAGCAATACAATATCGGCGAAGCCGTTGATGTATTGGCATCCAAACTCGGGGAAGCAGTTGGCGGAGAGGTCAAGGTTATCCCGGTGAGTGCCTACATGGAGTTTGAAGGGGGTGAACTAGTCTACGATATCCGCTGGAACGTAGACGTACTGCTCGATTACCTGATCGAGCAGTTACCCAATGAAGCACAAATGATTCTTGCAAAATTGTCGAAGATAAAATTCATCCAGAAAAAACTCGCGCGGAGAATCGGCAAAAGTGTCGCGGGCATAACCGGCGCAATCGGTGCAAGCCCGATTCCAGGACCTGACATCCCGATCATTACCGGTTTGCAAATGGCGATGGTCACCTCAATCGGGTTGATAGGCGGGAAAAGGCTTGATAAAAAAGGGGTCATGGAGTTTTTGAGCGCGCTCGGTGTGAATGCGGCCGCCGGGCTTGTTTTCAGGCAAGTCGCCAGGCAACTGCTGAAAATCATCCCGGTCGCCGGAAGCGTCATCTCAGGCGCTGTCGCGACTGCCGGAACATACGCACTCTGTGAAGCCGCCATCGCCTACTTCATCGAAGGCAGCCCAATCGAAAATGTCCGGAACATTTACAAAACGATTTTTGAGCAATTGAAAAAAGAAAAATCATAA
- a CDS encoding SCO family protein, with product MMKLGRNTLASIAVLLFGLFLFYIGTDGFHAFTAEAARVERLKEDKPKFPTVTLEDSKGRAYPFSEFKGKYVFITFLYTSCGTVCPELEMNMGEVYKQLPKRYLGKDIVFLSISFDPERDTPERLDKYKDMFDSDGETWRMARIADKAELDSLLKEFGVIVIPDGEGNFAHNSAFYLVDRNGNLADVMDYKQTDEAARKVAGILKEGERR from the coding sequence ATGATGAAGCTTGGAAGGAATACGTTGGCGAGCATCGCGGTGCTGCTGTTTGGGCTTTTCCTCTTTTACATCGGGACGGATGGATTTCATGCGTTCACGGCGGAGGCGGCACGGGTTGAACGGCTGAAGGAAGATAAGCCGAAGTTCCCGACAGTGACACTTGAGGACAGCAAAGGGCGAGCATATCCGTTTTCCGAGTTTAAAGGGAAGTACGTGTTCATCACCTTCCTATATACGAGCTGCGGGACGGTTTGCCCCGAGCTGGAAATGAATATGGGCGAGGTTTACAAGCAGCTGCCGAAACGCTATCTCGGAAAGGACATTGTCTTTTTAAGCATCAGTTTCGACCCGGAGCGGGACACTCCCGAAAGGCTCGATAAGTATAAAGACATGTTCGATAGCGACGGGGAAACGTGGCGGATGGCAAGGATCGCGGACAAAGCCGAACTCGACTCGCTCCTGAAGGAATTCGGCGTCATCGTCATCCCGGATGGCGAGGGGAATTTTGCCCACAACTCGGCATTTTACCTAGTCGACCGGAACGGCAATCTGGCTGATGTGATGGATTACAAGCAGACGGATGAAGCGGCGAGGAAGGTTGCCGGCATCCTTAAGGAGGGCGAGCGGCGATGA